The sequence TcacattttttctaaaaaattctcCAAAAAACTTTTTATTAGAAAATAACAAAAATGTTaccagaaaagggaaaaaataaTCAAAAGATCAACTGTAGAGAGGAGTTCCCTAGGGTCAACCGTAAATTAGCTTTCCCTGCACATCTCCctcctgctttttttttttgagaatcacACAGTACAACTAAGACGCCCACAACACGCACGTACACTCACACtctatgaatacacgtacgcaaaccctattcttatgagcatcttcgaagaacTGTGCACCGGTAGATCTGAAGATTCCCGAAATCACCACTGGCGCCTCAtcgtcgacgggaacgtcgcttaCCACTTAACGTGTAACACCGGTAAATCTTAGAAAAATCCCAACAAAAAATGTGAGCACCAAAATTTGAATCCTGGTGGGTAGCGTCCCACTGAACCGTCCTACCATTGTACAGCAAGCCAATTCGCACATCTCCCTCCTGCTGGGCGCTTTCCGTTGGAAGACGAAGGGCAGTGCCCTCGGGCCTTGGACCTGCTGGGCTACCCTTTGTGGGCCTTGTACCGGGCCAgagcagctgccgccgcccgccgctgcttgctttctcttttcctttaTCCTGGGAATTCCCATGGCCTGTTAATTCGCGAGTGCGCGCCAAAAGCGCTTGTGGTGAGCGATCCCCCACACTAGTGGCTTCCTTTTTATGGAAAGTTTTCTCTTttcatctttctatatttggaTTGTTAAAACTTATAAAGAGGATTATACGTATAACATTTTGTGCATAACTTTTGAGAGGATAAATTTTCATAATAATTATTACCATGCACTGAACTTTTACGCATAATTCTTTGCTAACACCTGCTTGAAGGATAATTTTTTGGTATAACTTCTACGATACGTACAATTATAACTTATAAATATGATTTTACATATAACTTTTTGCGCATAACTTTTGAGAGGATAAATTTTCATCATAACTTTTACGATGCACATGCATAACTCTTTcctaacttgtttttgaaaGATAATTTTTGGGTATAACTTTTACGATACATACAATTTTAAGGCATAACTCTTCAAACGAGCTTGTAGCAAATAATTTTATATCACAACTTCTATGAAGATGTTATCAGGAAGACTTATGTACAACCTTTTCACACAAGTTAACTATACAACCTCTAAGCACATACTTAATATAGTTCCTTTAGTATGATTTTCGTAAAATAATTCTCAAGAGAAAACATAATAGAATGAAAGGAAAAACCTGTAAAGAAAATGATTACTCTTGCCATTATAGAACGTATAAAGcaaaaaaaatggaaagaaaaaggagaaaacaaATTAATATCGCGTGGGTGGCCGCAGACAGGCAGACAGACAACTGCACCCCGAACTGTAACATAGCCCGCACGAAGCCACGTAGCGCGCGATCGTGTTATTGGATTTCCGGAATTTCCTTCTAATTCAAAATTACTAAATCAATCATGGGAAAACTCGTCAGCTTTGCAACAGAATCAGCTTGTGCTGCGCGTCGCTTTGCTCTCGGGTATTCCACTCAAAACACGCGATCGAGTTGGCCATTAGGCCTCCTCTAGTGGTTGCCGCTGGCATGGCTGCCTGGGCAATTTCGCCAGCCGGCGCAGCAGTATCAATATTTTGGACTCTGTGTATGTGAGGGGAGAAGCACTATCGTTAGTCCCGCGCTAGTGTGAATGTTTCTTTACTATTCATCTATTAAACAAATCCTATCGATGGCGACTTCACCGGCCACTGGAGGAGGCCTTAGGGCGTCCGCAACAAGGCGATTTGAGCCAGCGACGTCGCCGGCTGAGGTCCGATGTGGAAGCAaaaaggaggagagagaggactCGATAGCGACGGAGAAATCGCCGATCGATTTGCGCCTGTGTGTGAGACAGAAAGCGGGCCAAATAATCTTGTAACGCGTGCTCATCATCTCTCCGCCACTCGTGCTGGCGAAGTCGCCGGCTCCGCTGCGGACGCCCTTAGCGAAGGATCCAACGCCGAACCAATGATTGCACCATGCTGACGGCGACGGCTTCAAATGCGAACCCAGCCAGTGTCAGTCGACGTTGatttgggccgtgtttggttcccaaattccaaaaaaatttctggcACCTGCATGgtgacttaaatctagacgaaataaaaaaagtattgcgactgctgtctgtaaatggcgagacgaatctaatgaacctaattaggctgtaattagatgctaaattgctacagtaatgctacagtaaataacctctaatggcAGATTAATTaaattcattagattcgtttcgtgatttacaaacaagttctgtaattatttttgtgattagtctatatttagtacttcaaatatagaaagatgctttttcaaaatttttacagcCTGCAACCAAACACAGCCTTGGTTGAGTGTTTCGGGCCTCTGACTCGGACAACTCCTAATCTCCTATCAGGATGACGCCATCCTCGGAATCATCGTCGGCGTCGCCGTCCGCCCGGCCATGGCCGGCTTTGCCAACGACGTAAACGAAGCTCCAAATCGGCTCGAGTGCCTATTAAAGATGTCACTAGTCAGTAGTCACTACTCGGGGAAAAAAAGATTGCACACTCAGACTGACAGGCACAGCAACTTCTAGTAGAAGGTCACAGGGGACAGGGGCCAAGAACACTAACCTCTCACTGCCCCACTATCCTATCCGATCGGCCACGACGATCGCCCGGAACCAGGACTAGGATGGGTAGCCAGGGACAAGCGGCACCCGGCGGCCTCGGAGACGCGGACGACGCCGGCGGGAGGGCGCACTTCGTGTTCGTCCCGCTGATGGCGCAGGGCCACCTGATCCCGGCCGTCGACACCGCGCTGCTGCTCGCCACCCACGGCGCGGTCTGCACCATCGCCGCGACCCCGGCCACGGCCGCGCGGGTGCGCCCGACCGTCGACTCCGCCCGGCGCTCCGGCCTCCAGATCCGGCTCGTCGAGTTCCCGCTCGACCCCGCGGCCGGCCTGCCGGACGGCGCGGACAACATGGACAACGTCCCGCCGGAGCACGTGGGGAGCTACttcgccgccgtggcgcgccTCCGCGAGCCGATCGAGAGCTACCTCCGCGCGCACGCGCCGTTCCCGACGTGCGTCGTGTCGGACTTCATCCACCCGTGGACCACGGTGCTCGCCGCCAACCTCGGCGTCCCGCGGCTGAGCTTCTTCAGCATGTGCGCCTTCTGCCTCCTGTGCCAGCACAACGTCGAGCGGTTCGGAGCCTACGAGGGCGTCGCCGACGACAACGAGCCGGTCGTCGTGCCGGGGCTGGAGAAGAGGGTCGTGGTGACGAGGTCTCAAGCTCCCGGGTTCTTCCGGGAGTCGCCGGCGTGGAAGGAGTTCGCGGACTACATCGAGCGCGCGCGGGCCGAGGCCGACGGCGTCATCGTCAACACCTTCGAGGAGATGGAGCCGGAGTACGTCGCCGgctacgcggcggcgcggaagaTGAAGGTCTGGGCCGTCGGGCCGGTGTCACTCTACCACCAGCAGCGCGCCGCGACGCTGCTGGCGGCGAGAgggtgcgccaccgccgccatcgaagCCGGCGAGTGCCTCCGGTGGCTCGACGGCAAGGATCCCGGCTCCGTCGTGTACGTCAGCTTCGGGAGCATCGC comes from Panicum virgatum strain AP13 chromosome 4K, P.virgatum_v5, whole genome shotgun sequence and encodes:
- the LOC120704637 gene encoding UDP-glycosyltransferase 73E1-like; the encoded protein is MGSQGQAAPGGLGDADDAGGRAHFVFVPLMAQGHLIPAVDTALLLATHGAVCTIAATPATAARVRPTVDSARRSGLQIRLVEFPLDPAAGLPDGADNMDNVPPEHVGSYFAAVARLREPIESYLRAHAPFPTCVVSDFIHPWTTVLAANLGVPRLSFFSMCAFCLLCQHNVERFGAYEGVADDNEPVVVPGLEKRVVVTRSQAPGFFRESPAWKEFADYIERARAEADGVIVNTFEEMEPEYVAGYAAARKMKVWAVGPVSLYHQQRAATLLAARGCATAAIEAGECLRWLDGKDPGSVVYVSFGSIAYAGAKQAVELGLGLEASGHPFIWVLRNADEYDAAAREFLGELEARVAGRGLLVRGWAPQLLILSHAAVGGFVTHCGWNSTLEAVAAGLPVVTWPHFTDQFLNEKMAVEVLGIGVSVGVKERLIYQAVEKEIVVGRGVVEAAVRSVMGGGEEAEERRRRARALAAKARVAMQKGGSSHGNLLDLVERFKAVS